GTATAAAAATTCTGTAACCCTGCAATGTACTCTCCGTCAGGATTATCGGCAAAGTAAAAGATACGAGCCTTAGTATCGGCTGCTAATGCGGCATCAGGACGGTAACCCAATGCTTCAACCTCGGCCATGGTCCGATCCAAACGTAACGGAGAACGCGGGAATTCCTCTGCACCTTCGGGGGCTGCTAGATTCACCAAAACGGGCTCACCAGCTTTCCAGCCGTGGCGCTTGAAATAATTGGCAACGCTCGCGATAGCATCTTGTTCACTCTCCCAGAGATCGGCAACTCCGTCACCGGTATCATCCTTTGAATAAGCTCGGTAGCTTGACGGAATAAACTGCCCTAGACCCATCGCACCTGCATAGGATCCCTTCAAAGATAACGGGTCAAGACCGGTTTCTTCAATCATCAGCACAAACTCGGTGAGCTCCTTTTTAAAGAAACTACTTCGACGTGGGTAGCTAAAACCGAGTGTTGAAAGTGCATCAATAACTCGATAATTACCCATAATTCTTCCGTAGCGAGTCTCTACGCCAATGATCGCCACAATGTACTCAGCGGAAACACCCGTCTCCGCTTCAATACGCTTTAATGTCTCTAGGTTACGCTCGATGAACTCAATACCGCCATCGATGCGTGCCTGTTCGATAAAGATATTGCGATATTCTTCCCATGTGAGCACGCGCTCGGCTGGACGCGAGATCGCATCAATAATCGATTGTTTATAACTTGCCTCTGCCATCAAACTGCGCAGGTACTCCGCATCGATTCCATGTTCGGAACTTACTTCAGCAATCCACGCTTCAACTAACTCGCCGTCACGCTCATATGCCACAAGGCTTGAGCTAGCCAACAGGGAAGCCGTTACTAAACCACGTAAAATTTTTCTCATATCTAACTCCAAGCGTTTTGCTCAGTACCAAAGTCGTTTCTTTTCGGTACTGATACTCATTAATAATCCAAATCCTGCCATCAAGGTGACAATCGAAGTACCACCTTGACTCACCAGTGGGAGCGGAACTCCAACAACCGGTAATAAGCCCGATACCATACCCATATTTACAAATACATAAACAAAGAATGTCAGCGTAACTGCGGCGGCAACCATCCTACCGAAGGTCTCCTGGGCGTTAAGGCCAATCCACAAACCACGAGCGATAATCAACAAATAAAGTGTCAACAAAGCTAACACACCTGTGAGTCCCCACTCTTCAGCAAATACCGCAATAATGAAATCAGTATGGCTCTCAGGTAGAAAATCTAATTGACTCTGCGTCCCAGAC
This sequence is a window from uncultured Umboniibacter sp.. Protein-coding genes within it:
- the mltB gene encoding lytic murein transglycosylase B → MRKILRGLVTASLLASSSLVAYERDGELVEAWIAEVSSEHGIDAEYLRSLMAEASYKQSIIDAISRPAERVLTWEEYRNIFIEQARIDGGIEFIERNLETLKRIEAETGVSAEYIVAIIGVETRYGRIMGNYRVIDALSTLGFSYPRRSSFFKKELTEFVLMIEETGLDPLSLKGSYAGAMGLGQFIPSSYRAYSKDDTGDGVADLWESEQDAIASVANYFKRHGWKAGEPVLVNLAAPEGAEEFPRSPLRLDRTMAEVEALGYRPDAALAADTKARIFYFADNPDGEYIAGLQNFYTITRYNHSSYYALAVHQLAEVLREQSILSSQ